Proteins from one bacterium genomic window:
- a CDS encoding DUF374 domain-containing protein, whose amino-acid sequence MCFLSYIFCVKRFFLTWFFKITAPVVIFLWFRTLRFGISIGKIPENGILIFWHRHIFAVIAYLLRFSKTSSITALVSGSKDGKMLQSVLKAFHFNVVEGSSSEGGFSSLLHLERSLKADQTILITPDGPKGPPEIIKPGALHVARYSEKPLIAIHVKYSSHWQLKSWDRAVLPIPFSRCEMIFSDPLTLRRESSEIEMTELQNKLELSLHGHQSHSRMEKSLH is encoded by the coding sequence ATCTGTTTTCTTTCGTATATTTTTTGCGTGAAACGGTTTTTTTTAACATGGTTTTTCAAAATAACGGCGCCCGTTGTTATTTTTTTGTGGTTCCGGACACTTCGTTTTGGGATTTCCATTGGAAAAATTCCAGAAAACGGGATTTTGATATTCTGGCATCGGCACATATTTGCTGTAATTGCTTACCTTTTACGTTTTAGCAAGACTAGTTCGATTACCGCCTTGGTAAGTGGAAGTAAAGACGGAAAAATGCTGCAGTCGGTTCTGAAGGCATTTCATTTCAATGTTGTTGAAGGCTCCAGCAGCGAAGGCGGTTTTTCGTCCTTGCTGCATTTGGAGAGAAGCTTGAAAGCGGATCAGACCATCTTGATCACGCCGGACGGTCCGAAAGGCCCTCCCGAGATTATAAAACCCGGCGCTTTGCATGTGGCTCGTTACTCCGAAAAGCCGTTGATCGCCATTCATGTCAAATACAGCAGTCATTGGCAATTAAAGAGTTGGGATAGGGCGGTATTGCCAATACCTTTTTCTCGTTGTGAAATGATATTTTCTGATCCTTTGACATTACGTCGGGAATCGTCGGAAATTGAAATGACAGAATTACAAAATAAACTAGAATTAAGCCTCCATGGTCATCAAAGCCATAGTCGAATGGAAAAATCCCTTCATTAG
- a CDS encoding PAS domain S-box protein has protein sequence MKIKKRIITMRFWFFLLCALSNFAIAQNFITYSVEAGLAQSQVNSIWQDRSGYLWLGTYGGGVSRFDGSRFKTFGVVDGLPDNTVYSICEDKNGNLWFGTYNGMSKFDGSTFTNYSIKDGLPNKHIFRIIKDRNHVIWIGTGVGVSRLDGSTFTNYNDKDGLTGGAVHAILEDKDGQMWFGTEKSGVFRYDGSRFIQIAGESELGDNYVNCLAQDSIGIIWIGTYAGGLASYDGKKFNRYPQFSSTVWAVLTDRDNHMWIGTRDGLIHYDYKTHVTYTMDNGLGNNSVWSILKDREGNIWAGTEGGGVSRFRDLGFEQYTIKRGLSDNVVWDIMEDKNNTIWIGTSSGLDRLDGNVVTHVPVVPGKATTYVFSVLQDSKNTIWIGTDGNGVYKMVGRNFIHQKVSKEFDKGSVLNIFEDRESNIWFGTYGDGVYKFDGSGYVHYTTKDGLLDDEVYSIFQCVNGSIWFIGASGVTKFDGKVFTNAFPEGPLSKGLVMGIAQGRDSVLWIGTDHGLYSLDGNDLTAFTENEGMFSNIIFSTMFDNDGNLWIGHHRGISKLDIPLYDSTGKLSISNYGAEEGLSGAECNQNGIMKDHLGNVWFGTIKGAVVCRPGRRSQNHLETLTHITGLRLFYETANLKPFCDSVDRATQLPMNLQLPHNRNHLSIDFLGINLAAPSRVRYQFKLDGLDEKWSPPTTDRKAVYPNLPPGEYTFHVKSCNEYGMWNAQSTNLSFVILPPFWRTWWFFVIGVLCFLGIGVAIIKVREMNMRSKAAELLSLNDKLRKEILSRIQTEAALRLSETNFRTFAEMLPAAIMVIRNNKIIYANPHTLKWSGCTVGELGGMNFWDMIHPDDKELVRTRGLGRQHGQQLPDRYEIKVLTKQKEVNWCDIIVRVIEYDSLPALLVAAIDITERKKTEEAILKARKIESLGILAGGIAHDFNNALTAIIGNISLAKASALKTDMPNLRDDLMRAEAASQMARSLTTQLLTFSKGGSPVKANTSIGDLLKETVAFVLSGSNVRVIFEISDDLNNIEADRGQISQVIQNVVLNAKQAMAEGGKLTIRAENTAEDTHIPGQQGDFVKISIHDEGVGMSDDTISRMFDPYFSTKATGSGLGLATSYSIIKNHGGSIYAESELGKGTSFYIYLPVSKNNDSFEQKADMGSISSNERILIMDDDENILSMASRMIESFGLEPISCKDVPSTVATYRSYKEAGKAFAVVIMDLTIPGGMGGQEAVKLILDCDPKAKVIVSSGYSEDPVTSNYASYGFVGVLPKPYNIDDLSKAIQDAMNRS, from the coding sequence TTGAAAATCAAGAAAAGAATAATCACCATGCGCTTCTGGTTCTTCTTATTATGCGCCTTATCGAATTTTGCAATAGCACAAAACTTCATTACTTATTCTGTTGAAGCAGGATTGGCGCAATCCCAGGTAAACTCAATCTGGCAGGATCGTTCCGGCTATCTCTGGCTGGGCACATACGGCGGTGGCGTGAGCCGTTTTGACGGATCGCGCTTCAAGACTTTCGGCGTCGTGGATGGATTACCCGATAATACTGTGTATTCAATTTGTGAGGATAAGAACGGCAATCTGTGGTTCGGAACATACAACGGGATGTCCAAATTCGACGGATCAACTTTTACGAATTATTCTATCAAGGACGGGCTCCCGAACAAACATATTTTTCGAATAATAAAAGATCGTAACCATGTCATTTGGATAGGGACCGGCGTTGGGGTTAGCCGACTTGACGGCAGTACATTCACAAATTACAACGACAAAGACGGTCTTACCGGTGGAGCCGTTCACGCGATCCTGGAAGACAAAGATGGCCAGATGTGGTTCGGAACTGAAAAGTCCGGCGTTTTTAGATACGATGGTTCCCGCTTTATTCAAATCGCCGGCGAGTCAGAGCTTGGCGACAATTATGTAAATTGCCTGGCGCAGGACAGCATAGGCATTATCTGGATCGGTACCTACGCAGGAGGCTTAGCGTCTTATGACGGAAAAAAATTCAACAGATATCCGCAGTTTAGCAGTACAGTATGGGCTGTATTGACAGATCGAGACAATCATATGTGGATTGGAACACGTGATGGCCTGATTCACTATGATTACAAAACACACGTAACTTATACAATGGATAACGGGCTTGGAAATAACAGTGTTTGGTCGATTCTGAAAGACCGCGAGGGAAATATCTGGGCAGGTACCGAGGGCGGCGGCGTAAGCCGTTTCCGTGATTTAGGTTTTGAACAGTATACCATTAAACGCGGCCTCAGCGATAATGTCGTGTGGGACATTATGGAGGACAAGAATAATACGATTTGGATTGGCACGTCCAGCGGTTTGGACCGTCTCGATGGTAACGTTGTCACACATGTCCCCGTTGTACCCGGAAAAGCAACGACTTATGTTTTTAGCGTGTTGCAGGATTCCAAAAATACGATTTGGATTGGAACAGACGGGAACGGTGTATACAAAATGGTCGGTCGCAATTTCATCCATCAGAAAGTTTCCAAGGAATTTGATAAAGGCAGCGTCTTAAATATCTTCGAAGACCGCGAGAGTAATATTTGGTTTGGGACCTACGGCGACGGTGTCTATAAATTTGACGGTTCCGGATATGTTCACTACACAACCAAAGACGGATTACTGGACGATGAAGTGTACAGCATTTTTCAATGTGTGAACGGCTCTATTTGGTTCATAGGTGCGAGCGGGGTTACGAAATTTGACGGAAAGGTATTTACCAATGCTTTTCCTGAAGGCCCATTGTCCAAAGGATTGGTTATGGGCATAGCCCAGGGACGCGACAGCGTCCTGTGGATTGGCACTGACCACGGTTTGTATAGTCTTGATGGAAATGATCTGACCGCTTTTACGGAAAACGAAGGAATGTTTTCCAACATCATATTTTCAACGATGTTTGATAATGATGGAAATTTGTGGATCGGACATCACCGTGGTATCTCTAAGCTCGATATACCGTTATACGATTCTACAGGGAAGTTATCGATTAGCAATTACGGAGCGGAAGAAGGGTTGTCGGGAGCAGAGTGCAATCAAAATGGAATCATGAAAGATCATTTGGGAAACGTTTGGTTTGGAACTATCAAAGGCGCTGTTGTATGCCGCCCGGGCAGACGCAGCCAAAACCATCTTGAGACACTCACCCATATCACGGGGTTACGGCTATTTTATGAAACGGCAAACCTGAAACCGTTTTGCGACAGCGTCGATCGTGCGACTCAACTTCCAATGAATCTGCAATTGCCACATAACCGGAATCATTTATCGATTGATTTCCTCGGCATCAACCTGGCCGCTCCTTCCAGAGTACGATACCAATTCAAATTAGACGGACTTGACGAAAAATGGTCCCCACCCACCACGGACAGGAAAGCCGTTTATCCCAACTTACCTCCCGGTGAGTACACGTTTCATGTCAAATCCTGTAATGAATACGGAATGTGGAATGCGCAATCGACCAATTTGAGTTTCGTCATTTTGCCTCCGTTCTGGCGAACCTGGTGGTTTTTCGTCATTGGCGTCCTGTGCTTTCTGGGCATCGGTGTAGCAATCATAAAAGTCCGCGAGATGAACATGCGCAGTAAAGCCGCAGAACTGCTGTCGCTCAATGATAAACTGCGCAAAGAAATATTATCACGAATTCAGACAGAAGCAGCTTTGAGACTAAGTGAAACCAATTTCCGAACCTTTGCCGAAATGCTGCCTGCTGCCATTATGGTCATTCGAAACAACAAGATCATTTACGCCAATCCGCACACTCTCAAATGGAGCGGATGCACTGTCGGAGAACTTGGAGGAATGAATTTCTGGGATATGATTCACCCGGACGATAAAGAACTGGTTCGAACACGTGGTCTCGGACGTCAGCATGGTCAGCAGCTACCAGACCGGTACGAAATTAAAGTCCTTACCAAACAGAAGGAAGTGAATTGGTGCGATATCATAGTGCGCGTTATCGAATATGATTCATTACCTGCTCTTTTGGTTGCAGCCATTGACATCACAGAACGAAAGAAAACCGAAGAAGCCATCCTGAAAGCCCGGAAAATCGAATCACTCGGCATCCTTGCAGGCGGCATTGCGCATGATTTTAATAATGCACTAACTGCAATCATAGGCAACATTTCTCTTGCTAAGGCCAGCGCTCTAAAAACAGATATGCCGAATTTAAGGGACGATCTTATGCGCGCAGAGGCTGCGTCACAAATGGCGCGCTCCCTTACTACCCAGCTCCTAACATTTTCCAAAGGCGGTTCACCGGTTAAGGCAAACACTTCCATCGGCGATCTTTTAAAGGAAACGGTGGCCTTTGTATTATCCGGATCGAATGTGCGTGTTATTTTCGAGATTTCTGATGACCTGAATAATATTGAAGCTGACCGGGGCCAGATCAGCCAGGTGATTCAAAATGTTGTTCTCAATGCGAAACAAGCGATGGCCGAAGGTGGAAAACTCACGATTCGTGCAGAAAACACGGCTGAGGATACGCATATTCCCGGACAACAGGGCGATTTCGTTAAGATTTCCATTCATGATGAGGGCGTCGGAATGTCGGATGATACCATTTCAAGAATGTTTGATCCTTACTTTTCGACAAAAGCTACCGGCAGCGGCCTTGGATTGGCTACCTCTTATTCTATAATAAAAAATCACGGCGGATCCATTTACGCCGAGTCAGAACTCGGAAAAGGCACAAGTTTCTATATATATCTTCCGGTCTCAAAAAATAATGATTCTTTCGAACAGAAAGCGGACATGGGGTCAATTTCCAGCAATGAACGCATTCTAATCATGGACGACGATGAAAATATTCTGAGTATGGCCAGCCGCATGATCGAAAGTTTTGGATTAGAACCCATTTCGTGCAAAGACGTACCTTCAACTGTTGCAACCTATCGCTCGTATAAAGAGGCCGGAAAAGCGTTTGCCGTCGTAATTATGGATTTGACTATTCCGGGAGGCATGGGTGGTCAGGAAGCAGTCAAATTGATTCTTGATTGCGACCCCAAAGCAAAAGTGATCGTTTCAAGCGGCTATTCAGAAGACCCGGTTACGTCAAACTATGCGAGTTATGGTTTTGTCGGCGTTTTACCTAAGCCGTATAATATTGACGATCTCTCGAAGGCAATACAGGATGCGATGAACCGCAGCTAA